A region of Nerophis ophidion isolate RoL-2023_Sa linkage group LG28, RoL_Noph_v1.0, whole genome shotgun sequence DNA encodes the following proteins:
- the LOC133545539 gene encoding zinc finger protein 391-like: MCERTIADYEDEELSPTKEKERQHQLLDIVVNKHHVVLHRTELQQLPHIKEEEEYPRPPHIKEEEEECRITQEGECLVGQEEADLSKFPLTVVSVKTEEHEDKPPESSQLHHSPNIQQLIGHQEERVPQLQGGSFTLKQESPQRPHFKEEDEEPQPSCIKEEDEELQPHVEKDDKEPQPPFVKVEEEEVWTFQEEADLTKFPLTVFSEKTEDHEEKPPESSQLHHSPGDENRREELPSSSSTQHMTTEADGDHCGGSQADKLLAPLSDSEETSSQVDVNMESHIRTQTGEKPFSCSVCGKKFSLTSNMKSHMRTHTGEKPFSCTVCGKRFSDRSNILTHMRTHTGEKPFKCTVCGKRFYDRSNIQTHMRTHTGEKPFSCSACAKRFSVNSSMQRHMRTHTGEKPHSCSVCTKRFCDKRSMHRHMRTHTGEKPFSCSVCAKKFSVHSNMQRHMKTHTGE; encoded by the exons atgtgcgaaagaacgatagcagactACGAGGATGAAGAACTTTCTCCAACAaaagagaaggagcgacaacatcaactactggacatTGTTGTCAACAAACATCacgttgtgttacacagaacag AACTCCAGCAGctgccccacattaaagaggaagaggagtatCCACGGCCCccacacattaaagaggaagaggaggaatgtcggatcactcaggagggagagtgtcttgtagggcaggaggaggctgatctcagcaagtttccactgactgttgtctctgtgaagactgaagagcatgaagacaaaccacctgagtcctcacagcttcatcacagtccaa ACATCCAACAGCTGATTGGACATCAAGAAGAACGTGTTCCTCAACTGCAGGGGGGGAGCTTCACTTTAAAGCAGGAGAGTCCACAGCGCCCCCATTTTAAGGAGGAAGatgaggagccacagccctcttgtattaaagaggaagatgaggagCTACAACCTCATGTTGAAAAGGACGACAAGGAGCCACAACCCCCTTTTGTTAAAGTGGAAGAGGAGGAAGTTTGGACCTTTCAGGAAGAGGCTGAtctcaccaagtttccactgactgttttCTCCGAGAAGACTGAAGACCATGAAGaaaaaccacctgagtcctcacagcttcatcacagtccaggTGACGAAAACAGAAGGGAGGAGcttccaagcagcagctcaacacaacacatgacaacagaagctgatggagaccactgtggaggatcacaagcagacaagctcttagctccactatcagatagtgaggagaCGTCATCACAGGTTGATGTTAATATGGAATCGCACATTAGAACACaaacaggagaaaaacctttcagttgttcagtttgtggtaaaaaaTTCTCTCTCACCAGTAATATGAAATcccacatgagaacgcacacaggagaaaaaccgttCAGTTGTACAGTTTGTGGGAAACGATTCTCTGACAGAAGTAACATTctaacacacatgagaacacacactggagaaaaacctttcaaatGTACAGTTTGTGGTAAAAGGTTCTATGACAGGAGTAATATTCaaacacacatgagaactcacacaggagaaaaacctttcagctGTTCAGCGTGCGCCAAAAGATTTTCTGTCAATAGTAGCAtgcaaagacacatgagaacacacacaggagaaaaacctcaCAGTTGTTCAGTGTGCACCAAAAGATTCTGCGACAAACGTAGCATGCAtagacacatgagaacgcacacaggagaaaaacctttcagctGTTCGGTGTGCGCTAAAAAATTCTCCGTCCATAGTAACATGCAAAGACACATGAAAACGCACACCGGAGAataa